The Rhodocytophaga rosea genome has a segment encoding these proteins:
- a CDS encoding serine hydrolase domain-containing protein: MYKYSSQILLVFICLAAILLETHTASAQSIDAKTKAYIDSLTAATFTADQPGGVLLVAKKGVPVYRKAFGLANVELKVPNQPEYKFRIGSITKQFTAVAVLQLVQQGELSLTDDIRKYLPTFNTHGETITIEQLLTHTSGIQSYTSKQDFESKMRLDFSQEEMLKYFMDDSLNFEPNTNFLYNNSGYYLLGMLIEKASGLSYEQYLQKNIWQPLGMTNTLLGTYDQVIPDMASGYDPGPDGSFKPGVYLSFSQPFSAGAIISTVDDLLKWDHALYTDKLLPQSLLQKAWTAYKISDGRATGYGYGWGIGAYKDVTLLQHGGGIPGFICLGIRIPEEQVYAILLTNAGGAKDPGIIMPIALRVAGREITMPTPVSLSASKLQQYTGAFEVPGAPAGINEVFTLSGDTLISNIGEFRKLKFWPVGKDRFFTKEMYSYLQFVRDEKGKINAIEYSSLYRGDMINRQKKISQAVVSK, from the coding sequence ATGTATAAATACTCTTCTCAGATTTTACTGGTATTCATTTGTTTAGCGGCAATCCTACTGGAAACACACACTGCTTCAGCTCAATCTATAGATGCAAAAACCAAAGCATACATCGATAGCCTGACAGCTGCTACGTTTACAGCTGATCAGCCAGGAGGCGTACTATTAGTGGCCAAAAAAGGAGTTCCAGTGTACAGAAAAGCATTTGGACTGGCAAATGTGGAATTAAAAGTACCCAATCAGCCGGAGTATAAATTCCGCATTGGTTCGATTACCAAGCAGTTTACAGCTGTAGCGGTTCTTCAGCTTGTGCAGCAAGGCGAGCTTTCTTTAACAGATGACATCCGTAAATACCTGCCCACTTTTAACACCCATGGAGAAACCATTACCATTGAACAGTTACTCACCCATACAAGCGGTATTCAGAGTTATACAAGCAAACAAGACTTTGAGAGCAAGATGCGGCTAGACTTTTCGCAGGAGGAAATGCTCAAATACTTTATGGACGACTCGCTAAACTTTGAGCCTAATACGAATTTTCTATACAATAACTCCGGGTATTACCTGTTGGGAATGCTTATTGAAAAAGCATCAGGTCTATCCTATGAGCAATATCTGCAAAAAAACATCTGGCAGCCGCTGGGCATGACCAACACCCTGCTGGGAACCTACGATCAAGTAATTCCTGATATGGCCAGTGGTTATGATCCTGGTCCGGATGGCTCCTTTAAACCCGGTGTGTACCTAAGTTTTTCTCAACCTTTTTCTGCCGGTGCCATAATTTCTACAGTTGACGACTTACTTAAATGGGATCACGCCCTGTACACCGATAAACTGCTGCCGCAATCTTTGCTGCAAAAAGCCTGGACTGCTTACAAAATATCGGATGGCAGGGCTACCGGGTATGGGTATGGTTGGGGAATAGGCGCTTATAAGGATGTTACGCTTCTTCAGCATGGAGGAGGTATTCCCGGATTCATATGTTTAGGTATTCGCATTCCTGAGGAACAGGTATATGCCATTTTGCTTACCAATGCAGGAGGTGCAAAAGATCCCGGAATTATTATGCCCATAGCTCTACGTGTAGCAGGCCGTGAAATTACCATGCCTACACCAGTATCCTTGTCGGCTAGTAAATTACAACAATATACTGGCGCTTTTGAAGTGCCTGGTGCACCTGCAGGAATAAACGAGGTATTTACATTGAGTGGAGATACCCTTATTAGTAATATCGGTGAATTCCGGAAACTGAAATTCTGGCCGGTTGGCAAAGACAGGTTCTTTACCAAAGAAATGTACAGTTATCTGCAGTTTGTGAGAGACGAAAAAGGTAAAATTAATGCAATAGAATATTCTTCTTTATATAGAGGTGATATGATAAACCGGCAAAAAAAGATTTCGCAGGCAGTAGTAAGCAAATAA
- a CDS encoding LexA family transcriptional regulator — protein MEINDRITALVNELGMSAYQFAKELGYDRPEKIYTILNKRNKPGYDTLVDILSHFQQVNAEWLMLGKGDMFKPKFTPSRLNGNTETGLQAYSGTRNGKNYSVKKEAGIVAITLDRETGEENIAMVDTRAAAGYPQYFLEPEYLVDLPKFTLPGPQFRNSTFRCFQVVGDSMSETLYPEDWVICSYVDLSQGRKAFNNIKEGYIYVVVTEEAVLVKRLLNRVQERGKIVIMSDNEAYATREIDAIDIKELWYVKAKVSFHFPNTRYNTLRKLSGLEADLIHLHERVKRLESTNR, from the coding sequence ATGGAAATAAATGACAGAATTACGGCCCTGGTGAATGAGTTAGGCATGAGCGCTTATCAGTTTGCCAAAGAACTGGGTTACGACCGCCCGGAAAAGATCTATACCATCCTCAATAAAAGAAATAAGCCTGGCTATGATACTTTAGTGGATATTTTAAGTCATTTTCAGCAGGTAAATGCCGAATGGCTAATGCTGGGAAAAGGAGATATGTTTAAACCAAAATTTACTCCTTCCCGGCTCAATGGCAATACTGAAACTGGCTTGCAGGCATATTCGGGTACCAGAAATGGAAAAAACTACTCCGTAAAAAAAGAGGCCGGCATTGTAGCTATTACCCTGGACCGGGAAACCGGAGAAGAAAATATTGCCATGGTCGACACCAGAGCAGCTGCCGGTTACCCCCAGTATTTCCTGGAGCCTGAATACCTGGTCGATCTTCCTAAATTTACCCTGCCCGGACCTCAGTTCCGAAACTCCACTTTCCGCTGTTTCCAGGTGGTAGGCGATAGTATGTCCGAAACCTTATATCCCGAAGACTGGGTAATTTGCTCGTATGTTGACCTGAGCCAAGGACGTAAAGCCTTTAACAATATTAAGGAAGGATACATTTATGTGGTGGTAACGGAAGAGGCTGTTCTGGTAAAACGCCTGTTAAACCGGGTACAGGAACGGGGAAAAATTGTAATTATGTCGGATAATGAAGCCTATGCCACTAGAGAAATAGATGCCATTGATATTAAGGAACTCTGGTATGTAAAAGCCAAAGTAAGTTTCCATTTCCCCAATACCCGCTATAATACCCTGCGCAAACTCAGCGGCCTAGAAGCCGACCTGATCCATTTGCATGAACGGGTAAAAAGACTTGAAAGCACCAACCGCTAA
- a CDS encoding class D beta-lactamase — protein MKIIAFVFLLFTFPTICLGQIDLQKPFQDCQLKGSITLYDYKNKKWTYSDEADSRKETLPASTFKIIHSLIALETGVVKDEFEVIKWVGQTDTVLYGYRPDIYKDMNMKEAFELSAGWVYIEFAKRIDRKQYVKYLQQCGYGNHNLTEPDFDFWNFGSFGISPVNQINFLRDLYEEKLPFSNRNQQIVKRIMQAEQTNSYTIYAKTGWTRFNGMDVGWWVGYVERKDNVYFFSTRVSKLRSTPHPNFGPCRKEITKAVLNQMGILDK, from the coding sequence ATGAAAATTATTGCTTTCGTTTTTCTGCTTTTTACGTTTCCAACAATCTGCTTAGGGCAGATTGATTTGCAAAAGCCTTTCCAGGATTGCCAGCTAAAGGGAAGCATAACCCTATATGATTATAAAAACAAGAAATGGACGTATAGCGATGAAGCCGATAGCCGGAAAGAAACGTTGCCTGCGTCTACTTTTAAAATTATTCACTCACTCATTGCTCTTGAAACTGGCGTAGTAAAGGATGAGTTTGAAGTGATAAAATGGGTAGGCCAAACAGATACAGTACTATATGGATACCGGCCGGATATTTACAAAGACATGAATATGAAAGAGGCATTTGAGCTGTCAGCCGGGTGGGTATATATTGAATTTGCCAAACGTATAGACCGCAAACAATATGTAAAATACCTCCAGCAATGCGGCTATGGCAACCATAATTTAACTGAACCAGATTTTGATTTCTGGAATTTTGGATCTTTTGGTATTAGTCCGGTAAACCAGATCAATTTTCTGAGAGATTTGTATGAGGAAAAACTGCCTTTTTCCAATCGGAACCAGCAAATTGTGAAACGTATCATGCAGGCTGAACAAACAAATTCCTATACTATATATGCTAAAACTGGCTGGACCAGGTTTAATGGAATGGATGTGGGCTGGTGGGTTGGCTATGTGGAGAGGAAAGATAATGTCTATTTTTTTTCTACCAGAGTGTCTAAGCTTAGGTCAACACCTCATCCAAATTTTGGTCCTTGCCGCAAGGAAATCACCAAGGCTGTATTGAATCAAATGGGAATTTTAGATAAATAA
- a CDS encoding VOC family protein, with the protein MNEDILNIIPVLPSANIARDTAWYKDKMGFEIYFSDSLYAVLYRNPICIHLQWHADTENDPLLGGSVVRILVNDLKPFFNEFFQRGTIDSKALRINTDWQTNEFGFFDLNQNAIFFMENVAA; encoded by the coding sequence ATGAATGAAGATATTCTAAATATTATTCCTGTTCTTCCCTCAGCAAACATTGCCAGAGATACAGCCTGGTACAAAGACAAGATGGGGTTTGAGATTTATTTTTCTGATTCCCTGTATGCAGTATTATACCGGAATCCGATTTGTATTCATCTGCAATGGCATGCTGATACAGAAAATGATCCCCTGCTAGGTGGCTCGGTTGTTAGAATATTAGTAAACGATCTTAAACCGTTTTTTAATGAATTTTTTCAACGGGGAACCATTGATTCTAAAGCCTTACGAATAAACACAGATTGGCAAACAAATGAATTTGGTTTTTTTGATTTGAATCAGAATGCTATCTTCTTTATGGAGAACGTAGCGGCATAA
- a CDS encoding Ig-like domain-containing protein: MCIHLRRKIDHLWFICSSFHPHLTKLFLATFILLWCGCCTEVFSQTPPSGFSNTLLSSGWNEAVGMTFSKDGNRMFVWERAGKVWVVENGVKSLLLDISPEVGAWHDHGMLGFALDPKFEINGYFYVLYVVDRHHLLYYGTASYSETTNLYSTATIGRLTRYTATTTANGYTASDRKILLGATKSTGIPTLSRTHGVGSLVFGTDGTLLVSAGDGASPSGTDIGGAIGNSYAPQGLNDGIITTKDNVGSFRSQLLDSPNGKILRIDPETGAGIPSNPFYDPANPNSVRSKVWALGLRNPFRTLLKPGTGSHNPDDANPGVLYVGDVGWNVFEELNVIDRPGLNLGWPIFEGLDYHSDPNWPSYATQTTENQFAPNPLYGINGCTRQYFRFNELLKQATASGTSSFPNPCDASQTIPPAIPTFIHTRPILDWKHGTDLARTGIFNGETAAIINVGASGSPVSGPMFRGNASTGGVFYTGDDFPPEYKNTYFHGDYGAGWIRNVSVTTADKPVAITNFINNTAIVVYMATHPITGGLYYINFGSEIRKITNTSNLPPNAVASVDNSYGTSPLTVQFTGSNSTDPEGFPLTYEWNFGDGSAISTEANPSHTFTTNTAVPTKFTVTLKVSDNIATDQTTLVISANNTPPNVTITSPVNNGLYSINEETTLNLRATVTDQEHSASQLSYQWQTTLHHEDHMHPEPIDTQKQTTTTIDPIGCDGQSYFYRITLTVTDGAGLSTTKEVRLYPNCGGTNILPTVGISSPENNAGFTVPASIVINADASDEDGAVTKVEFYNGATKLGEAFESPYSFNWSDVAPGTYQLTAKATDNLNGSTTSSMVTVNVSQVSAQLPAPWRHTDIGAVAITGGASFNNGVFTVKSSGYDYWIPPDAFHYVYQPVSGNSTIIAKVNSIEATNANALAGMMFRESLDANSSFVATVVNPRGTLLMSRQGTSQPAYQGQNGSAPTWLKLVRNTDAFTASHSSDGVNWTPLWETTITMGNTIYVGLSLTSHDTTLINTSTFSDVSVISSGNLAPSANIIAPATNTSFNAPATVIIEAQASDTDGTISKIEFYQGSIKLGEDLTSPYSYSWTNVGAGSYQLTAKAIDNLNATTTSSVVNITVSQDNQAPIVSLTAPANNSTFTAGNNITLTATATDADGSVSKVEFYQGTTKIGEDLSSPYEFTWSNVSAGSYQLTAIATDNLNAVTTSSVITITVSPAAAVSFYRALNLNGGTLTIDTRTFEASATAAGFTYSGRVFANQNITLSPATDAARASMIRSSIYSLASAPASLALSGVSNGEYDLYLYVWEDSAPEPYSLTLEGQVILSNYSTGGKGSWAKLGPYRTTIADGILNIGASGGAANLSGLELWKVNQPVNQLPIVALTSPVNNASFTAPASVSLAAAASDADGTVSKVEFYQGTTKLGEDLTSPYSYSWTNVGAGSYQLTAKAIDNLNATTTSSVVNITVSQDNQAPIVSLTAPANNSTFTAGNNITLTATASDADGSVSKVEFYQGTTKIGEDLSSPYEFTWSNVAAGSYQITAIATDNLNAVTTSSVITITVSPAAAVSFYRALNLNGGTLTIDTRTFEASATAAGFTYSGRVFANQNITLSPATDAARASMIRSSIYSLASAPASLALSGVSNGEYDLYLYVWEDSAPEPYSLTLEGQVILSNYSTGGKGSWAKLGPYRTTIADGILNIGASGGAANLSGLELWKVNQPVNQLPTVALTSPVNNASFTAPTSITLAATATDTDGTISKVEFYQGSIKLGEDLSSPYEFTWSNVSAGSYQITAKAIDNLNAVTTSTVVNISVAATETCTASGTILREVWNNVAGNSVNLIPLTTTPALVAQLSSFETPTNIGSNYGQRLRGYICPPQSGSYIFWIASDDKSELWLSSNSDPANKVKIASVTYFTAVREWEKYTTQKSMAISLQAGKRYYIEALHKEGTGTDNLAVGWQLPDGTLERPIAGNRLSPFVSSINRIGDELEEGQASTELLAYPVPASKQISIEFSFPESQQATLQLFDMRGNLVANLFDQPVEAGDKQQVVYQVGSLANGMYLIRLAGKRIVKPQKIIIDKH; the protein is encoded by the coding sequence TTGTGCATACACCTCAGAAGAAAAATAGATCACCTGTGGTTTATCTGCTCATCTTTCCATCCCCACCTCACAAAACTATTTTTAGCTACATTCATTTTGCTATGGTGTGGATGCTGTACTGAAGTATTTAGCCAGACACCTCCCAGTGGGTTTTCTAATACACTGCTTTCCTCAGGATGGAATGAGGCTGTTGGGATGACTTTCAGTAAAGATGGGAACCGGATGTTTGTGTGGGAAAGAGCCGGAAAAGTCTGGGTGGTAGAAAATGGTGTAAAATCTTTGCTTCTGGATATAAGTCCTGAGGTGGGTGCCTGGCATGATCATGGTATGCTGGGATTTGCCCTGGACCCAAAGTTTGAGATCAATGGGTATTTTTATGTTTTATATGTAGTGGACCGGCATCACCTGTTATATTATGGCACAGCTTCTTATAGTGAAACCACAAACCTTTATTCTACAGCTACTATCGGGCGTTTAACCCGTTATACAGCTACCACAACAGCAAATGGTTATACTGCATCAGATCGCAAAATACTTCTGGGTGCCACTAAATCAACTGGTATTCCTACATTGAGCAGAACGCATGGAGTGGGTTCCCTTGTATTTGGCACAGATGGTACCTTACTTGTTTCGGCAGGCGATGGGGCATCTCCGTCAGGCACAGATATTGGCGGCGCTATCGGCAACAGTTATGCACCACAGGGCCTTAATGATGGGATTATTACGACCAAAGATAATGTAGGTTCATTCCGTTCGCAGCTCCTAGATAGTCCGAATGGAAAAATTCTCAGAATAGATCCGGAAACTGGTGCTGGCATTCCAAGCAATCCTTTCTATGATCCGGCTAATCCTAATTCTGTCCGTTCTAAAGTATGGGCGCTTGGTTTAAGAAATCCTTTTCGCACCCTACTTAAACCAGGTACAGGCAGCCATAATCCTGATGATGCAAACCCAGGAGTATTGTATGTAGGAGATGTAGGGTGGAATGTATTTGAAGAATTGAATGTAATTGACCGTCCGGGTTTAAACCTGGGATGGCCTATTTTTGAAGGACTCGACTACCATTCGGACCCTAACTGGCCCTCCTATGCTACTCAGACGACAGAAAACCAGTTTGCCCCTAATCCTTTGTATGGCATAAATGGTTGTACCAGGCAATATTTCCGTTTTAATGAACTTTTGAAACAAGCTACTGCAAGTGGTACAAGTAGTTTTCCCAATCCCTGTGATGCCTCACAAACCATTCCTCCTGCCATTCCTACTTTTATTCATACCAGGCCTATACTAGACTGGAAACATGGAACCGACCTGGCAAGGACTGGAATTTTTAATGGAGAAACGGCTGCAATAATCAATGTAGGTGCTTCAGGCTCGCCAGTATCCGGGCCTATGTTCAGAGGGAATGCTTCTACCGGTGGCGTATTTTATACTGGAGATGATTTTCCGCCTGAATATAAAAACACTTATTTTCATGGGGATTATGGAGCAGGCTGGATACGGAATGTTTCTGTAACAACTGCCGACAAGCCAGTTGCCATTACAAATTTTATCAACAATACGGCTATTGTGGTATACATGGCCACTCATCCTATTACTGGCGGCTTGTATTATATTAATTTTGGATCAGAGATCAGAAAAATTACGAATACAAGTAATCTTCCTCCCAACGCAGTTGCATCGGTAGATAATTCGTATGGCACAAGTCCGCTTACCGTACAGTTTACAGGGAGTAATTCTACTGACCCGGAAGGGTTTCCTTTAACGTATGAATGGAACTTTGGAGATGGTTCTGCAATCAGTACTGAGGCGAACCCTAGTCATACCTTTACTACGAACACTGCTGTGCCTACCAAATTCACAGTTACCTTAAAAGTGAGCGATAATATTGCCACTGATCAGACGACACTTGTCATCTCGGCTAATAATACCCCTCCGAATGTAACTATTACAAGTCCTGTTAATAACGGTTTGTATTCTATAAACGAAGAAACGACACTTAATCTACGGGCTACCGTTACTGACCAGGAGCATAGTGCCAGTCAGTTGAGTTATCAATGGCAAACTACCCTACATCATGAAGACCACATGCACCCCGAACCCATAGATACTCAAAAGCAGACGACCACCACCATTGATCCAATCGGTTGCGACGGCCAAAGTTATTTCTACCGGATAACACTTACTGTAACAGATGGCGCAGGGCTTTCTACAACAAAAGAAGTAAGGTTGTATCCTAATTGTGGTGGAACAAATATTCTTCCAACTGTTGGTATCTCTTCTCCGGAAAATAATGCCGGTTTTACTGTCCCGGCTAGTATTGTAATAAATGCAGATGCCTCTGATGAAGATGGAGCAGTAACCAAAGTAGAGTTTTACAATGGCGCCACAAAACTGGGGGAAGCTTTTGAAAGCCCATACAGTTTTAACTGGAGTGATGTAGCACCTGGCACGTATCAATTAACTGCTAAAGCTACTGACAACCTGAATGGATCAACTACATCGTCCATGGTAACAGTGAATGTAAGTCAGGTTTCTGCTCAATTGCCTGCGCCATGGCGACACACGGACATTGGTGCTGTTGCTATAACCGGGGGAGCATCGTTTAATAATGGCGTATTTACTGTAAAAAGCTCCGGATATGATTACTGGATACCCCCTGATGCCTTTCATTATGTATATCAACCTGTATCAGGAAACAGCACCATTATTGCAAAGGTAAACAGCATCGAAGCAACGAATGCAAACGCACTGGCCGGGATGATGTTTAGAGAAAGTTTAGATGCAAATTCGTCTTTTGTTGCAACAGTTGTTAATCCTAGAGGTACCCTGCTGATGTCCCGGCAAGGTACAAGCCAGCCAGCCTATCAAGGTCAAAATGGAAGTGCACCCACCTGGCTGAAACTAGTCCGGAACACAGATGCTTTTACGGCTTCTCATTCTTCGGATGGTGTAAACTGGACCCCCTTATGGGAGACAACTATTACGATGGGCAATACTATTTATGTGGGCCTCTCTTTAACTTCACATGATACCACATTAATCAATACTTCTACTTTTTCTGATGTGTCTGTGATTTCCTCGGGAAACCTGGCTCCTTCTGCCAATATAATTGCTCCGGCCACAAATACCAGTTTTAATGCTCCGGCCACTGTTATCATTGAGGCACAAGCCTCAGACACTGATGGCACTATTAGTAAAATAGAATTCTATCAAGGTTCAATTAAGTTAGGTGAAGATCTGACAAGTCCATACAGCTATTCATGGACCAATGTAGGAGCAGGAAGCTATCAGCTCACGGCTAAAGCCATCGATAATCTGAATGCCACCACTACTTCTTCTGTGGTAAATATTACAGTAAGTCAAGATAACCAGGCGCCCATTGTAAGTTTAACAGCGCCTGCGAACAATTCAACTTTCACAGCCGGTAATAATATCACTCTAACTGCCACCGCCACAGATGCAGATGGGTCAGTAAGTAAAGTGGAGTTCTATCAAGGCACGACCAAAATTGGTGAAGACTTATCTAGTCCTTATGAGTTTACCTGGAGTAATGTAAGTGCTGGCTCCTATCAACTCACGGCTATTGCTACCGATAACCTGAATGCTGTTACTACTTCCTCTGTGATTACTATCACAGTCAGTCCGGCGGCAGCGGTGAGCTTTTACAGAGCCCTCAATCTGAATGGAGGAACGCTAACCATTGATACCCGCACTTTTGAAGCCAGTGCCACTGCCGCAGGATTCACTTACAGTGGCCGGGTGTTTGCCAATCAGAACATCACCCTTTCTCCGGCAACCGATGCCGCCAGAGCTTCCATGATCCGATCTTCAATCTATTCCCTGGCTTCTGCACCGGCTAGTCTTGCTTTGAGTGGGGTAAGCAATGGAGAATATGATTTGTACTTGTATGTATGGGAAGATTCTGCTCCTGAACCCTATTCACTCACCCTGGAAGGACAGGTGATCCTCAGCAATTATTCCACCGGCGGAAAGGGAAGCTGGGCAAAGTTAGGTCCGTATCGCACTACCATTGCCGATGGCATTCTCAACATAGGCGCTAGTGGAGGAGCCGCTAACCTGTCAGGTTTGGAACTTTGGAAAGTAAATCAGCCTGTAAATCAATTGCCAATAGTGGCTTTAACATCCCCTGTCAACAATGCGAGTTTCACGGCGCCGGCTTCTGTTTCCTTAGCCGCTGCCGCTTCGGATGCAGATGGGACTGTAAGTAAAGTAGAGTTCTACCAAGGCACTACTAAGTTAGGTGAAGACTTAACTAGTCCATACAGCTATTCATGGACCAATGTAGGAGCAGGAAGCTATCAGCTCACGGCTAAAGCCATCGATAATCTGAATGCCACCACTACTTCTTCTGTGGTAAATATTACAGTAAGTCAAGATAACCAGGCGCCCATTGTAAGTTTAACAGCGCCTGCGAACAATTCAACTTTCACAGCCGGTAATAATATCACTCTAACTGCCACTGCTTCGGATGCAGATGGGTCAGTAAGTAAAGTGGAGTTCTATCAAGGCACGACCAAAATTGGTGAAGACTTATCTAGTCCTTATGAGTTTACCTGGAGTAATGTAGCAGCAGGCAGCTATCAAATCACGGCTATTGCTACCGATAACCTGAATGCTGTTACTACTTCCTCTGTGATTACTATCACAGTCAGTCCGGCGGCAGCGGTGAGCTTTTACAGAGCCCTCAATCTGAATGGAGGAACGCTAACCATTGATACCCGCACTTTTGAAGCCAGTGCCACTGCCGCAGGATTCACTTACAGTGGCCGGGTGTTTGCCAATCAGAACATCACCCTTTCTCCGGCAACCGATGCCGCCAGAGCTTCCATGATCCGATCTTCAATCTATTCCCTGGCTTCTGCACCGGCTAGTCTTGCTTTGAGTGGGGTAAGCAATGGAGAATATGATTTGTACTTGTATGTATGGGAAGATTCTGCTCCTGAACCCTATTCACTCACCCTGGAAGGACAGGTGATCCTCAGCAATTATTCCACCGGCGGAAAGGGAAGCTGGGCAAAGTTAGGTCCGTATCGCACTACCATTGCCGATGGCATTCTCAACATAGGCGCTAGTGGAGGAGCCGCTAACCTGTCAGGTTTGGAACTTTGGAAAGTAAATCAGCCTGTAAATCAATTGCCAACAGTGGCTTTAACATCTCCTGTCAACAATGCGAGTTTCACGGCTCCGACAAGTATTACATTGGCAGCCACCGCCACAGACACTGATGGCACTATTAGTAAAGTAGAATTCTATCAAGGTTCAATTAAGTTAGGTGAAGACTTATCTAGTCCTTATGAGTTTACTTGGAGTAATGTAAGTGCTGGCTCCTATCAAATCACGGCTAAAGCCATCGATAATCTGAATGCTGTTACTACTTCTACTGTGGTAAATATCAGTGTGGCAGCCACAGAAACCTGCACCGCTTCCGGCACTATCCTTCGGGAAGTGTGGAACAATGTGGCAGGCAATTCGGTCAATCTGATTCCTCTCACCACCACCCCTGCCCTGGTAGCGCAGCTCTCCTCTTTTGAAACGCCCACCAACATCGGCAGCAACTATGGTCAACGCCTCAGAGGCTATATTTGCCCCCCTCAAAGTGGTAGTTATATCTTCTGGATTGCCTCTGATGATAAATCCGAACTGTGGTTGTCTTCCAATAGTGATCCGGCCAACAAAGTAAAGATTGCCTCTGTTACTTACTTCACAGCTGTGAGAGAATGGGAAAAGTATACCACCCAAAAGTCAATGGCCATCTCTTTGCAGGCGGGTAAGCGTTATTACATTGAAGCTTTACACAAGGAAGGCACCGGAACGGATAACCTGGCTGTGGGCTGGCAACTGCCAGATGGCACCCTGGAAAGACCCATCGCCGGTAACAGACTCTCTCCTTTTGTTTCCAGCATCAACCGGATCGGGGATGAATTGGAAGAAGGGCAGGCAAGTACAGAACTATTAGCTTATCCAGTACCTGCTTCCAAACAGATCAGCATCGAGTTTAGTTTTCCTGAAAGTCAACAGGCTACCCTGCAGTTATTTGACATGAGAGGGAATTTAGTGGCTAATTTGTTTGATCAACCGGTAGAAGCAGGTGACAAGCAGCAGGTAGTCTATCAGGTAGGCAGTTTAGCCAATGGAATGTATTTAATCAGGCTGGCAGGAAAGCGTATAGTTAAGCCTCAGAAGATCATCATTGATAAACACTAA
- a CDS encoding NUDIX hydrolase — protein sequence MPEYLEIFDVHNVSLQKNKLRRQVHEEGDWHRTAQVYVVNSEQELLCNLRSPEKDVFPLLWDLSIGGHLMPQESYESCAARELQEELGLETAEVSLHYLGIISIDGIDEVNHLTDREHAAIFLYNTTMPARAFAFQPEEIVELRYFSISFLRENLLSANPEIPVIPLIDKFLEILSRIEKNL from the coding sequence ATGCCCGAATACCTTGAGATTTTTGATGTCCATAATGTCTCTTTACAAAAAAATAAATTACGCAGGCAGGTTCATGAAGAGGGTGACTGGCACCGGACCGCACAGGTATATGTAGTAAATAGCGAGCAAGAATTGTTATGCAACCTGCGCAGTCCTGAGAAAGATGTATTTCCTTTGCTCTGGGATCTGAGTATTGGCGGACATTTGATGCCGCAGGAGAGCTATGAATCCTGTGCAGCGCGTGAATTACAGGAAGAACTGGGGCTTGAAACTGCAGAAGTATCCCTGCACTATCTGGGAATTATTTCGATAGACGGCATAGATGAAGTTAATCACTTAACTGACCGGGAACATGCCGCTATTTTCTTGTATAACACTACTATGCCTGCCCGGGCGTTTGCTTTTCAGCCCGAAGAAATTGTAGAACTGCGCTATTTCTCTATTTCTTTCTTAAGGGAAAATTTATTGTCTGCCAATCCTGAAATCCCTGTTATTCCTTTGATAGATAAATTCCTGGAAATTTTATCTAGGATAGAGAAAAATCTGTAA
- a CDS encoding MotA/TolQ/ExbB proton channel family protein, which produces MLELHERGGLEWMFPLSLMLLTLLGFIAYASYSLATGKTITPKWLETIKHTGMLALSWGVLATIVGLYAMFRGLQAMKVAPPLEVLMGGLQALLIALLYALIIYIISLLAYLILRWRVKNSST; this is translated from the coding sequence ATGCTTGAACTACATGAACGTGGAGGACTAGAATGGATGTTCCCACTTTCTTTGATGTTACTTACTTTACTTGGATTTATTGCTTATGCTAGTTATAGCCTGGCTACTGGTAAAACTATAACTCCTAAGTGGCTGGAAACCATTAAGCATACAGGTATGCTCGCTTTATCCTGGGGCGTACTAGCTACCATAGTTGGCTTATATGCCATGTTTAGAGGTTTACAAGCTATGAAAGTTGCCCCTCCCCTGGAAGTATTAATGGGCGGCTTGCAGGCACTGCTAATCGCTTTGCTCTATGCCTTAATTATTTATATTATTTCTCTGCTGGCCTATCTGATATTAAGGTGGAGAGTAAAAAATTCTTCCACATAG